One part of the Desulfurococcaceae archaeon genome encodes these proteins:
- a CDS encoding glycyl radical protein — MSASQPLHAEIHGAGIQVGILKEISRRREGPRPSSLRVLRLLEEYRKATVKVSVERAKLITEFYEKCEREPECRNKPIPVKRALAFKYLLERVSTPVEWGQLIVGIRGSWVKEVPTYPEICCHTLKDLEILNSRERMPYRVDPEVFKIYEEKVIPFWKNKTVREKLFKSMSKEWLDAYEAGIFTEFMEQRAPGHTCGGERIFRTGLLDVKEEIKKVREMLDPEDPEYENKLAELEAMEIVADAMLVYAKRYADKLRRMAEEEGDPARKEELLQMAAICEKVPARAPETFWEALQHYWFIHVGVVYEANGWDSFSPGRLDLWLYPFYKRDLETGKLTREKAKELLQCFLLKFEAQPAPPKVGVTAEESYTYNDFAKINLGGVDENGKNAVNELSYLIIEAREELMPTLQPNLAVQVSEKTPEEFLVRALKMASRGFGEPPFFNHDGIVVKMLRQGKCLKDARLAGASGCVESGAFGKEAYILTGYFNLPKILEITLNNGVDPRTGKKIGLETGDPRSFKSFDELWEAYLKQVKHFLDIKMRGNDIIEKIYADELPVPFLSLWIEDCVKNAKDYNAGGARYNTQYIQMAGLGTVVDSLVAIKYLVFDHRIVTMDQVLEALNKNWEGFEWLRQFIVNKIPHWGNDDDYVDSIAVRLNEALVQMVESYPPTPIRRATRHIYWLPTTVHVYFGKVTGATPDGRKAGFPVSEGVSPVQGMDRKGLLAVFKSVAKVDWDKTGGALLNAKLMPDFFDHEENYKKLVLAIRTFFRLGGHHVQFNVVSAELLREAQRKPQDFEDLMVRVAGYSDYFVKLPKGLQDEIIARTEHREL; from the coding sequence ATGCCGTAATAAACCAATCCCCGTGAAGAGGGCTTTAGCGTTTAAGTACTTACTGGAAAGGGTTTCCACCCCCGTAGAGTGGGGTCAGCTTATTGTGGGTATAAGGGGTTCGTGGGTAAAAGAGGTCCCTACATACCCTGAGATATGTTGTCACACCCTCAAGGACTTAGAGATACTCAATTCAAGGGAGAGGATGCCGTATAGAGTAGATCCGGAGGTCTTCAAGATCTACGAGGAGAAGGTAATACCATTCTGGAAAAACAAGACCGTCAGGGAAAAGCTCTTTAAATCCATGTCCAAAGAGTGGCTTGATGCTTACGAAGCAGGCATCTTCACAGAGTTCATGGAGCAGAGAGCACCCGGCCACACCTGCGGAGGCGAAAGAATATTCAGAACAGGGCTACTAGACGTCAAGGAAGAGATAAAGAAAGTAAGAGAAATGCTTGATCCAGAGGACCCTGAATACGAGAACAAGCTCGCGGAGTTAGAGGCCATGGAGATAGTTGCCGATGCGATGCTTGTTTACGCTAAGCGGTACGCCGACAAGCTAAGGAGAATGGCAGAGGAGGAGGGAGATCCGGCCCGGAAAGAGGAATTACTGCAGATGGCCGCTATATGCGAGAAGGTTCCAGCACGTGCCCCGGAAACCTTCTGGGAGGCACTACAGCATTACTGGTTTATACATGTTGGTGTAGTTTACGAAGCCAACGGCTGGGATTCCTTTAGCCCCGGCCGTTTAGACTTGTGGCTATATCCATTTTACAAGAGAGACCTAGAAACCGGTAAGTTGACTAGAGAGAAAGCTAAGGAGCTGCTTCAGTGCTTTTTACTAAAATTTGAGGCTCAACCAGCACCACCTAAGGTGGGCGTAACAGCCGAGGAGAGCTACACATATAACGACTTCGCCAAGATCAACCTGGGCGGTGTGGACGAGAACGGCAAGAACGCCGTCAACGAGCTCTCGTACCTCATAATTGAAGCTAGAGAGGAGCTAATGCCGACACTACAACCTAACCTCGCTGTACAGGTATCCGAGAAGACCCCCGAGGAGTTTCTCGTAAGGGCTCTAAAAATGGCTTCGAGGGGTTTCGGCGAGCCTCCATTCTTCAATCACGATGGAATAGTAGTAAAAATGCTTAGACAAGGTAAGTGTTTAAAGGATGCGCGCCTCGCCGGAGCTAGTGGTTGCGTGGAATCAGGGGCGTTTGGAAAAGAAGCGTACATACTTACAGGCTACTTCAACCTACCCAAGATCCTGGAAATAACGCTTAATAATGGGGTTGACCCGAGGACGGGGAAGAAGATAGGGTTAGAGACCGGCGACCCGAGGAGCTTTAAGAGCTTTGACGAGCTGTGGGAAGCGTACTTGAAGCAAGTCAAGCACTTTCTAGACATTAAAATGCGTGGAAACGATATCATCGAAAAGATCTACGCCGACGAGCTACCGGTACCTTTCCTCTCGCTTTGGATCGAGGACTGCGTAAAGAACGCCAAGGACTATAACGCGGGCGGCGCTAGGTACAATACCCAGTACATACAGATGGCTGGACTAGGCACCGTCGTAGACTCTCTGGTTGCAATAAAATACCTGGTATTCGATCACAGGATCGTCACCATGGACCAGGTGCTCGAAGCATTGAACAAGAATTGGGAGGGCTTCGAGTGGTTAAGGCAATTCATCGTTAACAAGATACCACACTGGGGTAACGACGACGACTACGTAGACTCCATCGCAGTGAGGCTTAACGAAGCCTTAGTTCAAATGGTCGAGAGCTACCCGCCCACCCCGATTAGAAGAGCAACGCGCCACATATATTGGCTACCCACAACGGTTCACGTATATTTCGGAAAGGTTACGGGGGCGACGCCGGATGGCAGGAAAGCAGGCTTTCCAGTATCCGAAGGGGTTTCCCCCGTACAGGGAATGGATCGTAAAGGCTTACTAGCAGTCTTCAAGTCAGTGGCCAAGGTAGACTGGGATAAAACCGGCGGAGCCTTACTAAACGCTAAGCTAATGCCCGATTTCTTCGACCATGAAGAGAACTACAAGAAGCTGGTCTTAGCTATTAGAACGTTCTTTAGGCTCGGGGGCCACCACGTCCAGTTTAACGTTGTAAGTGCCGAACTACTTCGCGAAGCCCAGAGAAAGCCGCAAGACTTTGAAGACCTAATGGTCAGGGTAGCAGGTTACAGCGACTACTTCGTTAAGCTTCCCAAGGGCTTACAAGACGAAATCATTGCCCGGACAGAGCACCGGGAGCTCTAG